The Pseudomonas baetica genome includes a region encoding these proteins:
- a CDS encoding alpha/beta hydrolase: MFLSFMTRLRRRRLAFACMAALIIGVPASCAVLEHAERKLLFRIEPDAAGWYHGLPGSVQELDLQPKSFKAGQNIHAWWWPAEKANAPAILYLHGVRWNLTGQLYRIEQLRAAGYSVLAIDYRGFGKSKGDLPSESSVYEDARVAWERFKLLQPDPNKRLIYGHSLGGAVAVDLAAELGKDAARDHTPLPVRGLVIESTFTTLADVAAAVANTSLPVRWLLSQKFDSIDKIADIHMPLLVVHGLADAFVPARFSEQLFNAAQQPKRLLLVPGGTHNNSMALGGQNYRKAIDALMQTKPAPRIAGPATLRSARDS; encoded by the coding sequence ATGTTCCTGTCCTTCATGACTCGTCTGCGCCGTCGCCGCTTGGCGTTTGCCTGCATGGCCGCCTTGATTATCGGCGTGCCGGCGAGTTGTGCCGTGCTGGAGCACGCCGAACGCAAACTGCTGTTTCGCATCGAGCCGGACGCGGCGGGTTGGTATCACGGCTTGCCCGGCAGCGTGCAGGAACTCGATCTGCAACCGAAGAGTTTCAAGGCCGGGCAAAACATTCATGCATGGTGGTGGCCGGCGGAGAAAGCCAATGCCCCGGCGATTCTCTATCTGCATGGCGTGCGCTGGAACCTCACCGGACAGTTGTATCGCATCGAGCAATTGCGCGCGGCGGGCTACTCGGTGCTGGCCATCGATTACCGCGGGTTCGGCAAGAGCAAGGGGGATCTGCCGTCGGAAAGCAGCGTTTACGAAGATGCACGGGTGGCCTGGGAGCGTTTCAAACTGCTGCAACCGGACCCGAACAAGCGCCTGATCTACGGTCACTCGCTTGGCGGTGCAGTGGCGGTCGATCTGGCCGCCGAACTCGGCAAGGACGCCGCCCGTGATCACACGCCGCTCCCGGTCCGCGGACTGGTGATCGAGTCCACGTTCACGACGCTGGCGGATGTCGCCGCTGCCGTGGCCAACACCTCACTGCCGGTGCGCTGGCTGCTGTCGCAGAAGTTCGATTCCATCGACAAGATCGCCGACATTCATATGCCGCTGCTGGTGGTGCATGGCCTGGCCGACGCTTTCGTGCCGGCGCGCTTCAGTGAGCAGCTATTCAACGCAGCACAACAGCCCAAACGTCTGTTACTGGTGCCGGGTGGCACGCACAACAACAGCATGGCGTTGGGCGGGCAGAATTATCGCAAGGCAATTGATGCGTTGATGCAGACCAAACCTGCACCGCGGATCGCCGGGCCGGCAACCTTGCGCAGCGCGCGGGATTCCTAG
- a CDS encoding ABC transporter ATP-binding protein — protein MPAFSRVTSLLDQAQRALRLVWGTSRGLFMGLVLATLMAGVLPALAAWLGQRIVDAVVTAMQLHAQQGDAPLWPVLRYVLMEAGVLALLSGTQRALSVQQSLLRVQLGQKVNTLILEKAQTLSLVQFENSEFYDKLVRVRREASTRPLALVMKSLGLIQNLIMLISFGVLLVHFSPWALVLLVIGALPVFFAEAHFSGDAFRLFTRRAPESRQQSYIETLLSHEAYIKEVKLFGFAPLLLQRYRDTFAKLYAEDRRLTLRRDSWGFGLGLLGTAAFYVAYAWVVIDAVHGNISLGQMTMYLVLFKQGQSAVSSSLSAISGLYEDGLYLTSLYEYLAEPVLADSGHLTVGARPGDGLRFENVGFRYPGASRAALQGIDLHLVPGKSLALVGQNGSGKTTLIKLLTRLYRPDQGRILLDGSDLQDWEETTLRQRIGVIFQDYIRYQFSVGENIGVGDTLAFNDEQRWKEAAAEGMAAPFIEALDRGYATQLGRWFAGGQELSGGQWQKIALSRAYMRREADILILDEPTSALDPAAEASVFEHFSQHTEGRMTLLISHRFSSVRNADHIIVLEKGQILEEGDHEDLIAGAGHYAQLFDLQARGYR, from the coding sequence ATGCCTGCATTTTCCCGCGTCACTTCGTTGCTCGACCAGGCGCAGCGCGCCTTGCGACTGGTTTGGGGGACGTCGCGCGGGCTGTTTATGGGCCTGGTGCTGGCGACATTGATGGCAGGTGTGCTGCCGGCACTCGCGGCATGGTTGGGACAACGCATTGTCGATGCGGTGGTGACCGCGATGCAGTTGCATGCGCAGCAGGGCGATGCGCCGTTGTGGCCGGTGTTGCGTTACGTGCTGATGGAGGCGGGTGTGCTTGCATTGCTATCCGGCACACAACGGGCACTGTCGGTGCAGCAGTCGCTGTTGCGGGTGCAGTTGGGGCAGAAGGTCAACACGTTGATTCTGGAGAAGGCGCAGACCCTTTCACTGGTGCAGTTCGAGAACTCCGAGTTCTACGACAAACTGGTGCGTGTGCGCCGCGAAGCCTCGACTCGGCCACTGGCGCTGGTCATGAAGTCACTAGGGCTGATCCAGAACTTGATCATGCTGATCAGCTTCGGCGTACTGCTGGTGCATTTTTCCCCGTGGGCGCTCGTGCTGCTGGTGATCGGTGCGTTGCCGGTGTTCTTCGCCGAGGCGCATTTTTCCGGTGATGCCTTTCGGCTGTTCACCCGTCGCGCGCCAGAGAGTCGCCAGCAGAGCTACATCGAAACCCTGCTGTCCCACGAGGCCTACATCAAAGAGGTCAAGCTGTTTGGTTTCGCGCCGCTGTTATTGCAACGTTATCGCGACACCTTCGCCAAACTCTATGCCGAAGACCGGCGCCTGACGTTACGCCGCGATAGTTGGGGTTTTGGTCTCGGCTTGCTGGGCACTGCGGCGTTCTACGTGGCGTACGCCTGGGTGGTGATCGATGCGGTGCACGGCAATATCAGCCTGGGCCAGATGACCATGTACCTGGTGCTGTTCAAACAGGGGCAGAGCGCGGTCAGCAGCAGTCTGAGTGCGATCAGTGGTTTGTACGAAGATGGCCTCTACCTGACGAGTCTTTACGAATACCTCGCCGAGCCAGTGCTCGCCGACAGCGGTCACCTGACTGTCGGCGCGCGGCCGGGCGACGGGCTGCGTTTCGAAAACGTCGGTTTCCGCTACCCCGGTGCGAGCCGTGCGGCGCTGCAAGGTATTGACCTGCATCTGGTGCCGGGCAAAAGCCTGGCGCTGGTCGGGCAGAACGGTTCCGGCAAGACCACGCTGATCAAGTTGCTGACCCGGCTCTACCGCCCCGATCAAGGGCGAATTTTGCTTGATGGCAGCGATTTGCAGGATTGGGAGGAAACAACGTTACGGCAGCGCATTGGCGTGATTTTCCAGGACTACATCCGCTACCAGTTCAGCGTCGGTGAAAACATCGGCGTCGGCGACACACTGGCGTTCAACGATGAGCAGCGCTGGAAGGAAGCCGCTGCCGAAGGCATGGCAGCCCCCTTTATCGAAGCACTCGACCGGGGATACGCGACACAACTGGGGCGCTGGTTTGCCGGTGGTCAGGAGTTGTCCGGCGGACAATGGCAGAAGATTGCCTTGTCCCGGGCCTATATGCGCCGCGAGGCCGACATCCTGATTCTCGACGAACCCACCTCAGCCCTCGACCCGGCAGCGGAGGCATCGGTGTTCGAGCATTTCAGCCAGCACACTGAGGGGCGCATGACGTTGCTGATCTCGCACCGTTTTTCCAGTGTGCGCAATGCCGACCACATCATTGTTCTGGAGAAGGGGCAAATTCTTGAGGAGGGCGACCACGAAGATCTGATCGCCGGTGCAGGGCATTACGCTCAGCTGTTCGATTTGCAGGCTCGCGGTTATCGCTAG
- a CDS encoding NAD(P)H-quinone oxidoreductase, producing the protein MSLPNEMTRIEITEPGGPEVLQAKRVPLPVAAAGEVLIRVRAAGINRPDALQRAGKYPMKPGMNPIPGLEVAGEVVALGADVSQFAVGDKVCALTNGGGYAEYCTVPAGQTLPIPDGLDWVQAAAIPETFFTVWANLFGLGGASRGQRALIHGGTSGIGTTALMLCREFGIEAFATAGSPEKCAAIRELGGEAINYRDQDFAEVIAEKTAGQGVNVILDIMGGSYFNGNVSALAMDGRLVMLGFLGGAKANDVDLLAILGKRAVVTGSLLRARTTEEKAAIADALREHVWPTLNEGRCLPLIDKVYALTDAAQAHAHMEAGDHIGKIVLRVD; encoded by the coding sequence ATGTCCTTACCCAACGAAATGACCCGAATCGAAATCACCGAACCCGGCGGCCCTGAGGTTCTGCAAGCCAAGCGCGTGCCGTTACCGGTGGCGGCAGCAGGCGAAGTGCTGATCCGTGTGCGCGCCGCCGGGATCAACCGGCCCGACGCCTTGCAGCGTGCTGGCAAATACCCGATGAAACCCGGTATGAACCCGATTCCCGGCCTGGAAGTCGCAGGTGAAGTGGTGGCGCTCGGCGCCGACGTCAGCCAGTTTGCCGTGGGGGACAAGGTGTGTGCGCTGACCAATGGCGGCGGGTATGCCGAATATTGCACAGTCCCGGCTGGCCAGACGTTGCCAATCCCCGATGGCCTCGACTGGGTGCAAGCCGCCGCGATCCCGGAAACCTTCTTTACCGTATGGGCCAACCTGTTTGGCCTCGGCGGCGCCAGCCGGGGGCAACGTGCATTGATTCACGGCGGCACCAGCGGCATCGGCACCACCGCACTGATGCTCTGCCGCGAGTTTGGTATCGAAGCCTTCGCCACCGCCGGCAGCCCTGAAAAATGTGCGGCGATTCGTGAACTGGGCGGCGAGGCGATCAACTATCGCGATCAAGATTTTGCTGAAGTCATCGCCGAGAAGACCGCTGGCCAAGGTGTGAATGTGATTCTCGACATCATGGGCGGCTCGTACTTCAACGGTAACGTCAGCGCCCTGGCGATGGACGGGCGGTTGGTGATGCTCGGTTTTCTGGGCGGCGCCAAGGCCAACGACGTGGATTTGCTGGCGATTCTTGGCAAACGCGCGGTGGTCACTGGTTCGCTGTTGCGAGCTCGGACCACTGAAGAGAAAGCCGCCATCGCCGATGCGCTGCGCGAACACGTATGGCCAACGCTGAATGAAGGGCGCTGCCTGCCGTTGATCGACAAGGTCTATGCGCTCACCGACGCCGCTCAAGCCCATGCGCACATGGAGGCCGGCGACCATATCGGCAAGATTGTGCTGCGGGTCGATTGA
- a CDS encoding LysR family transcriptional regulator, translating to MNWDDARVFLAVCRESTLRGAARVLGVDQATVGRRITALEKSLSATLFLRTGDGYALTPVGEAALRSVEKMEHSALELERQIQGLDDRLTGNVRVSTTDSLAIDFLIPAVARLHELHPDVRVQLDASTQILSLAKREADIAVRNTRPDNPDLIARRIARWPVGLFASQAYIDAKGIPQQGAAFEGHDLVVYHPYLKGHKDMMLVSEPVHRGRIVASLSSSLLVRRSIAAGLGVGEIPVYMGERDGLVRLWPERNRPQPYEVWLVTHADLRHTARVRAVIEQIVEAFALENE from the coding sequence ATGAATTGGGACGATGCGCGGGTATTTCTCGCGGTATGCAGGGAGTCGACGTTACGCGGCGCCGCGCGGGTGCTGGGCGTGGATCAGGCCACTGTCGGGCGGCGGATCACGGCGCTGGAGAAGTCCCTGAGCGCGACGTTGTTTTTGCGCACTGGCGACGGTTACGCGTTGACGCCAGTTGGCGAAGCGGCACTCAGAAGCGTCGAAAAAATGGAGCACTCGGCGCTTGAACTGGAGCGGCAGATCCAGGGGCTGGACGATCGTCTGACCGGTAACGTGCGCGTCAGCACCACCGATTCGCTGGCCATCGACTTCCTGATCCCGGCCGTTGCACGCCTGCACGAGTTGCACCCTGACGTGCGCGTGCAACTGGATGCCTCCACGCAGATCCTCAGCCTGGCCAAGCGCGAGGCGGACATCGCCGTGCGCAACACCCGGCCTGACAATCCCGATCTGATCGCGCGGCGAATAGCCCGCTGGCCGGTGGGATTGTTCGCTTCACAGGCATATATCGACGCCAAGGGCATTCCTCAGCAGGGTGCAGCGTTCGAGGGGCATGACCTGGTGGTTTATCACCCGTATTTAAAGGGTCACAAGGACATGATGCTGGTTAGCGAGCCGGTGCATCGCGGGCGCATTGTTGCCAGCCTCAGTTCCAGCCTGTTGGTGCGTCGCTCGATTGCGGCGGGCCTGGGCGTAGGAGAAATCCCGGTGTACATGGGCGAGCGCGATGGCCTGGTCAGGCTTTGGCCGGAGCGGAATCGTCCGCAACCGTATGAGGTATGGCTGGTGACCCACGCGGACTTGCGCCATACCGCGCGGGTTCGTGCAGTGATTGAGCAGATAGTCGAGGCGTTTGCGCTGGAGAATGAGTGA
- a CDS encoding YbfB/YjiJ family MFS transporter has translation MRTSSSALPIFAGLCASLVSIGLARFAYTPLIPSLIQAQWFSANDVVYLGAANLVGYLIGALLGRPIARQLGNKTALRLMMLLVTAAFFACAFPLSVSWFFGWRLLSGITGGAIMVQVAATVLPHVPASRKGLASGAIFLGIGLGIAGSGTLVPPLLSLGLQATWLGLSGLSLLLTAMSWFGWPADLPHSTATHEVAAVEPTPPAVYLLFGQYAFMAAGLVPAMVFLVDYVARGLGAGAHIGAMVWVMYGLGAIVGPVSYGFLADRFGARTGIRLVLVVQAIALGLLAISHSLMALAALAVIIGSFPPGIVPLALARVYELVPDHHRQQIAWSRATVSFATFQALAGFAYSALFNATGGHHALLFVVAAGAITVAILLEHALKWLPSSSESRACEN, from the coding sequence ATGCGTACATCATCCTCAGCGTTACCGATCTTCGCGGGACTCTGCGCCAGTCTGGTCAGCATCGGCCTGGCGCGATTCGCCTACACCCCGCTGATTCCCTCGCTGATTCAGGCGCAGTGGTTTTCTGCCAACGATGTGGTCTACCTCGGCGCAGCCAATCTGGTCGGCTACCTGATCGGCGCTCTGCTCGGCAGGCCGATAGCGCGACAACTCGGCAATAAAACCGCCCTGCGATTGATGATGCTGCTGGTCACCGCCGCGTTTTTTGCCTGTGCGTTTCCGTTGTCGGTGAGCTGGTTCTTTGGCTGGCGCTTGCTGTCGGGGATTACCGGAGGAGCGATCATGGTGCAGGTGGCTGCGACCGTGTTGCCGCATGTGCCGGCGTCCCGCAAAGGGTTGGCCAGTGGTGCAATTTTTCTCGGCATCGGCCTGGGAATTGCCGGTTCCGGTACCCTTGTGCCGCCGCTGCTGAGCCTGGGCCTGCAAGCCACTTGGCTGGGACTGAGTGGTTTGTCGTTGTTGCTGACCGCCATGAGCTGGTTTGGCTGGCCCGCAGATTTACCGCACTCGACTGCAACTCACGAGGTTGCGGCGGTTGAGCCAACACCTCCCGCCGTCTATTTGCTGTTCGGCCAATATGCGTTCATGGCCGCGGGGCTGGTGCCGGCCATGGTGTTCCTGGTGGATTACGTGGCTCGCGGTCTCGGTGCCGGGGCGCACATCGGCGCAATGGTATGGGTCATGTATGGCCTGGGCGCGATTGTCGGGCCGGTGAGTTATGGCTTTCTGGCGGATCGGTTTGGCGCGCGGACAGGCATTCGCCTGGTATTGGTCGTACAGGCGATTGCGCTGGGACTGCTGGCGATATCCCACTCTTTAATGGCGCTGGCCGCACTGGCGGTAATCATCGGTTCATTCCCGCCCGGCATCGTGCCATTGGCCTTGGCCCGGGTGTATGAACTGGTGCCGGATCATCATCGCCAGCAAATCGCCTGGAGCCGCGCCACCGTATCGTTCGCCACGTTTCAGGCGCTGGCCGGATTTGCCTATTCGGCGTTGTTCAATGCCACAGGTGGTCATCACGCCTTGCTGTTCGTGGTCGCTGCGGGCGCGATCACGGTGGCGATTTTGTTGGAGCATGCCCTGAAATGGCTGCCCTCCTCGTCTGAATCACGCGCCTGTGAAAATTGA
- a CDS encoding anti-virulence regulator CigR family protein: MFKRSTRWIAASMSLVLAAGSSVALADPGNGKGQGNGKGNQHNSQGQGSKGKNAGHDDRSHGPSVDRGNVIGVIGGYRDYWSPGPALPPGIQKNLARGKPLPPGIAKKLDNRLLGHLPHYDGYEWQQAGTDLILVALATGLIYEVLNGAFD; this comes from the coding sequence ATGTTCAAAAGATCAACACGATGGATTGCAGCTTCGATGTCGCTCGTACTGGCCGCTGGCTCGTCGGTGGCACTGGCCGACCCCGGTAACGGTAAAGGGCAAGGCAACGGTAAAGGCAATCAACACAACTCCCAGGGCCAAGGGAGCAAAGGCAAAAATGCTGGCCATGATGACCGCAGCCATGGCCCATCCGTCGACCGCGGTAATGTGATTGGCGTGATTGGTGGCTATCGCGACTACTGGAGCCCCGGCCCGGCGCTGCCTCCGGGCATTCAGAAGAATCTGGCTCGCGGTAAACCTTTACCGCCCGGTATCGCGAAAAAACTCGATAATCGCTTGCTGGGCCATCTCCCGCACTATGACGGCTATGAATGGCAGCAGGCGGGTACTGACCTGATTCTGGTCGCCCTCGCCACGGGGCTCATTTATGAAGTCCTGAATGGTGCCTTTGACTAA